The proteins below are encoded in one region of Apium graveolens cultivar Ventura chromosome 4, ASM990537v1, whole genome shotgun sequence:
- the LOC141717031 gene encoding TATA-box-binding protein-like, with amino-acid sequence MDHPSGIVPAIQNIVSTVNLDCHLDLKRIALSARNAEYNPKRFAAVIMRIKEPKTTALIFSSGKLVVTGAKSEEKSRLAARKFARVVEKIGYAVSFKEFKIQNMVGSCDLKFPIRLEGISINHAAFSSYEPELFPGLIYRMKNPKIVLLLFVSGKIVITGGKKKEEIYKAFANIYPVLTQFRKNVA; translated from the coding sequence ATGGATCATCCCTCAGGAATCGTACCCGCGATTCAGAACATAGTCTCGACTGTCAACTTGGATTGTCACTTGGACTTGAAACGCATTGCGTTGAGCGCAAGAAACGCCGAGTACAACCCTAAAAGATTTGCTGCTGTCATTATGCGAATAAAAGAGCCCAAAACAACTGCCCTCATTTTCTCTTCAGGAAAACTTGTCGTTACCGGAGCGAAAAGCGAGGAGAAATCAAGACTGGCTGCACGTAAGTTTGCGAGAGTTGTTGAAAAGATTGGGTACGCTGTGAGTTTTAAAGAGTTTAAGATACAGAACATGGTTGGTTCTTGTGACTTGAAATTCCCTATTCGCCTTGAGGGAATTTCGATTAATCATGCTGCGTTTTCGAGTTACGAGCCAGAGTTGTTTCCCGGGTTGATTTATAGGATGAAGAATCCCAAGATTGTGCTTCTTCTTTTTGTTTCTGGGAAGATTGTTATTACTGGAGGCaagaaaaaggaagagatttatAAAGCGTTTGCCAATATTTATCCTGTTCTTACTCAGTTTCGGAAGAACGTTGCGTAa